Below is a genomic region from Rouxiella chamberiensis.
GCGATACCGCGGAAGAATATGCTCATCTTGGCTATCATATTGTGCCGTTTGAACATCAGACGCGGTATCGCGTTTATCTGGTCAGTTCGAGCGAAAGGCCTTTGTCCGCCGTGGCCAAAGGCTTTCGCGATATCCTGATGGCGGATTTCGAACGGGCAGTCAGTTAAGCTGTTTCAGCCTTCACTGACAGACCGCGTCGCGGATAGGCGTAGTGCCTCCGCGCAGTTCCACTGCTTGCCAATCGATGAGTCGGCATCGATAGCGGCCACGACCACCAGCGCGACGTCCTCACGGGTGACTTCCCCCTGCCCGCATGTTCCGACAAGGTCACCATGCCGGTTGCCGGAGAGTTGGTCAGCGGGCCGGGACGAATAATCGTCCATTCAAGACCGCTCGCGCGCAGCGAGATATCGGCATCGCGCTTCGCCTCTATATACGCCTTCCATACCGGATCGGTGTCAGGTTTCAGCGGGTCATCCGCGCCAATCGCCGAGATCTGGACAAAGCGTGATACGCCCGCCAGCTTCGCGGCGTCGGCCAGCAGCACAGAACCGGCATAGTCGACGGTGTGTTTGCGCTCGGCGGTGGAACCCGCACCGGCACCGGCGGCGAACACTACGGCATCAACGCCCTGCAATCCGGTTGCCAGCTGTTCGGCGGTGGCGCTTTCGATATCCATCAGCACCGTTTCCGCACCCAGTTTGCGCAGTGTCGGGATTTGCTCCTCCTTGCGCGCGATACCCAGCGCCTCGTGTCCCTGCGCCCGTAAATGCTTGATAAGCAACTTTCCTATTTGACCGTGTGCGCCAACAATTGCGACCTTCGCCATAACTCCTCCTTTCGACTTCAGTAAAATTATCGGGTAATCCTTGCAGACTCACCGTTAGGACTAACTGTAGCACATTGGCTTTTTTGCCCCACCATCAGGGCACATTATGCGCGCCACGGCAAAACGCCCTCGGGCAGACGACGGGCAAACAGCGATGCCAACAGCATAAACAGCAGCACGACCAGAATCATCAGACAGCCTACTGCCGCCGCCAGTGTCGAAGACCCGCCTTCATCAAGGAAAATGACCATCGGGCCGAGGGTTTGCGTGCTCGAGGTGACAAGCAGAATCGACACCTGAATCTCGTTCAGGGCGGTGAGAAACACCAGTATCGCCCCCGCCATGGCCGAAGGCGCGGCCAGCGGCATCAGGATGGTCCACATCCGGCGCATAAAACCGGCTCCCGCAATCTGCGCGGCTTCATCGAGCGAGCGTTCGATTTGCGCGAATCCGGCGAGCGTCGGGCGCAGTACCAGCGCAAGGAAATTCGACAGATAGGCTGCCAGAATGATCCACACCGTGCCGTAAATGCTGACATTAATCAGCGGCAGCGGTTTCAGGAAAAACAGAATGGCGGCAATGCCGGTGACGATGCCCGGCAGCGCATAGGCCAACTCCGTCGACATCTGCAACAGGCTCACCAGCCGACTGCGCTGCCAGCTCAGGAAATAGGCCAGAAACAGCGAGGCAAAGGTCAATAGGATAGCCGCCATCAGGGTCAGACCCAGACTGGTGAAAAACGCCTGATGAATCGCCGGATACTGCCAAAGCGCATTGAGATAATTAGTGAAGGTCAGCGTCTGCCAATTCAGCGTCTGGCCGAATCCCGTGGTCAGCGACGTGGTCACCAGTGCAGACAGCGGTAGCAGGAGTGTGACGGCAATCCACAGCCAGGCGGTGGCTTCGAGCGGCCAACGCCACGCGCCGGGCGGTTGCTGAAGCGACTTCGGCGACCCCGTTACCCGCACGTCTTTGCTGCCGCCCAGCGCGCGACTCACCGCCAGACCGCCAAAGGTTATTACCGCAATTAAAAGAGAAAGCACGGCCATATCCGGCAGCGCCGATGGGCCGCTGCTGTTGAGGCGCTGGTACACCAGCGTTATCAGCGTCGGCACACGGCCCGGAATGCCCAGCATGGCCTGAATTCCGAAATTACCGGCGGCGGCGACGAAGGCAAGTGCGGCACCGGCAAAAATCGCCGGGCGAGCCAACGGCAAAATTACCGTCAATAGCACCCGCAACGGCGAGGCACCGGTGATCCGCGCGGCTTCCACCAGTTCGGCCGGCAACCGGCGCAGTCCTGCGCGCACGGTAAGAAACACCAGCGGCGCATTGTGCATGCCGAGCAGCAAAATAATGCCGGTTGCGCAATAGAGCGGCTGCGAGTCAGGCGATGAGAATGAAACCCCGAACAGGCTGCCAAGCGCCCTCATCCCCGAGAGAATCGGACTTGAGGGTGACAGCGCCTGCACCCACGCCAGCGCAATGACCTGCGGCGGGATCATCAGCGGCAGAATAAAGGTAAACACCCACAGCGATTTACCGCGCAGAGGGGTCAGCGCCACCAGCAGCGCCGCCAGCGTTCCGGCCAGCATCGACAAGGCGGTCGCGGCCACCGCTATCTTCAGCGTATTGAGGGTGGCTTGCCACACTTTCTGCGTACCGACCAAATGCCCCAGACGATTGAGATCCAGCACGCCGTCGGGCGCAACGGCGGCCCAGACCAATCGGCCAAGAGGCGCGATGGACAGTACGCCAATCATCAGCGCCAGCAGCCATAACACCGCCCGCTCGCCGCGCCATGCCGAAAGCCGCCGGAAGGTTGCCGTGCGCGTTATCTCGCTCATCACGCTCATGGATTATCCACCAAAGATCCGGGTAAATTTGTCTCTCACCTGTTTGTCGTCATCAACGGCCTTGTCGGCATCCAGGGTCAACAGCTTGATGTTGCCGATAGCCTCGAATCCTTCAGGCGGGGCGAGACTCGCGTCGATGGGCCGATTGCCCTGCTTCACCACCAGCGCCTGCCCCTGTTTCGACAGCAGGAAATTCACGAAGGCTTTGGCGGCGGGCACATTGTGCGAGGACGAAAGAATGGCGACCGGTTCGGTGACAAAAGAGACGCCTTCTTTCGGATAAACCAGGTCGATGGGTGATCCTTTCTTCTTGGCCGCGATAATATCGGCATCGGTAATGACGCCATATTTATCCAGTCCGCTGGCGACGGCCTTCAATGCCGGACCGTTGCCGCCTTCGGGGGTAATGTCGTTGGCCGCCAGTTGCTGATAGAAATTCCAGCCGATCGCAGGGGTATTGATAGCCGTGTGCAGATTGTAGAGCGCTGCGCCGGAATAGAGCGGACTAGGCACGGCGACCTGACCTTTGTTGTCGGGTGAGGTCAGTGCCTGCCATGATTCAACCGGTTTGGCGTTTTTGGTGTTGTAGCCAATGACGGTGGCGATAATTTTGGTGCCGAACCAGGTTTTATCCTTGTCGTAAAAGTTTGAATCAAGATTGCCGACCGGCGCGTCGGGATAGGCCATCAGTTTGCCCTCCTTCTTCAGCGCTCCCAGGTTTATCGAGTCTGCGACCAGCAAGACATCGGCCTTCACATCACCCGCCATCATTTCCGTATGCAGCACATTCATCAGTTGCGTCGTGCCGTTGCGCGACCACTCAACCTGAATGGATGGATAAGCGGCTTTAAAGGCGTCAATGGTTTGCTGGGCGATTTCCGGCGCCTGCGAGGTGTAAACGACCAGCTTGCCGCCTGGCGTCTGTTCGGCGAAAGTCGGCGTTGCCCCCATCAACACACTGACACACAGCAGTGCCAAGGCAGAGGCTTTGAGGTTTTTTTTAGAGTAGGCATGATTGATACGCATCGTCTTTCCTTGATAATTGAGAAATTTATGACTCGCCGTCGGGAATAATCCAGCCATCGTCGAGGGTTAGCCGCAGCACATCGCCGAGGTTGCAGCCCGAGGCGTCTGCAAGATACAACGAGAGCAACGCGTCTTGCCCCAGAAGCTCGAGTTCGAGCTGGCTGTAGGCGCCACGATAGGTCACACGTTTCAGGGTGGCGGTAAATCCGGGTTCATCGTCGCCGGCAAGACGCAGGGAGGCGGCATGCAGGCAGAGTTTGCCGTGTGGCCGTGTGCGTTGATGAGGACTCGCCCGCAGGCAATAATCGACGCCCTGCACCTTCACGTTGGCTCTGCCGTCGCCGCACGGGCGAATGTCCTGCACGGCAATTACGCGGCCATCGTCAATAAATTTGGCCACCATTTCGTTGGCAGGTTCACGGTACAGGGTTTGCGGGGTGGCGAACTGCATCACTTTGCCTGCATCCATCACCACGACGCGGTCGGCCATCGCCATCGCCTCATGCTGATCGTGTGTAATATAGAGAAGCGTCGCGCCGGTCTGGCGATGAAACTGGGCAAATTCCGCCTCCATCGCCGCGCGAAGATGCACGTCGAGGTTAGCCAGAGGTTCATCCAGCAGGACCACTTTCGGCTCGGCGACCAGACAGCGGGCCAAAGCAACGCGTTGACGCTGGCCTCCCGACAAGTCTGCCGGACGTCGGCCTTCCAGCCCCTGCAACCCGACCTGCATCAGCGCATTGGCGGTCCGCTGGCGGCGTTCGCCAATCTTCACGCCCTGTACTTTCAGGCTGTAGGCCACGTTCTCTTCCACCGACATGTGCGGCCAGAGCGCATAGTTTTGAAAGACAATCGCCAGCTGCCGCTGCTCCGGCGGCATATGATAGTCGGGGGAAGAGACCAGGTGACCGTCGAGGGAGAGCGTACCGTGGTCAAGGGTTTCAAAACCGGCAAGGGCGCGCAGCAAGGTCGTTTTACCACAGCCTGAAGGCCCCAGAATCGCGACAAATTCGCCGTGGCGAATAGTCAACGACACATCGTCCAACACGGTCTGCTTTCCAAAAGACTTTCGTAGATGGGCAATTTCAATGGCAGACATCAATAATGCATCCCGCTAAAAATCGGCTGAATCCAGCCCATGAATGATTGAGGCAACGGGATAAAACTAGCGGGCATGAATGACGTTTTTATGAAGCGAAAGTGACAGCAGGATGAAGGTGGAATGACGAAGAGACGACGTAGAAACGCAAGACCCGCCGCAGACCGGGCTGCGGCGGTGGGGAATTATTTACCGTTTTGCGTGCCGAGATAACGATAGACCACGGCGAGATCGCTGTCGCCATAACCTTCATCGACGGCTTTCTGCCAGGTATGGCTGATGTTTTGCATGACAGGTAACTGACGGGAACCGCTGGCGTTCAGCGCAAGATTGATATCTTTAAGCGCCCAGGTCAGCTGCATCTGCGGCTCGTAGTGGCCGGTTTTAAACATCTCCATCTTGCCTTTGATATAAGGTACGGCAAGCGGACCGCCGTCCAGCACATTCCACAGTTCATCGGTGGTAAAGCCCAGCTCTTCGGCAAGCTGCGAGCTTTCGGCAATGCCTTCGACCATTGAAATCAGCCACGCATTCACCACCAGTTTCATTTTCGAGGCCCGGCCCGCCTCACCCAGCCATTTAACGCCTTTCGAAATCGCGGCAAACACGGGTTCTACCGCAGCACCCGCCTCACGATCGCCGCTGGCGAGCACGACAATCTGCGCCTGTTCCGCCGGCGCTTTGGTGCCGGACACCGGCGCATCGAAGAATACAACATCCGGGCGCTGGTCTTTAAGCAGCGCGATAAGCTTGTCGGTGGCCTCGACGCCGATGGTGCCCATCTGCACGACAATGCCGCCCTGCTTCAGTCCGGCAAGCAGGCCGTCATGACCGGTAAACACGGAGTCGGTGGTCTGCCCGTCGGCCAGCATCGAGATGACTACGTCAACGCCTTCTACCGTTTCGCGGGGGTTTTGCCTGCGACCGCGCCGGCCTTGACCAGATCCTCACCCTTGGACGCGGTGCGATTCCAGACTCGCGTGGTGAAGCCTTTTTGACAAGATTGGCGGCAAACGCGTGCCCCATTGCCCCTAATCCCAGTACTGCCACAGTCGGTTGCTGACTCATTGTTACTCCTTGAATTTCATTGGCATGATTTCTGAAAGGCTAGCAGGAATAGACACAATGAGAATTGTTTTTTGATTTCAAAATACGAATAGCCCGTTGAGCAAGCGATAAATGCTTCTTAAAACCGAATTTACACGTTTCGGTTTCGCCACAGGCCGGTTTCTCGTATTCTGACGGGAATTTTTCAGCTAGTGGTCAGCAAGACTCAGGAGTTAGCGTGATAGGAAAGACGGGTAAAATTGTTTTGGGCGTCATGGTTTGCGTGGTATTTGCGATGGTGGTGCTGACGTTGGGTATGACGTATATCTATCCCACGTGGATGCAGCGCACTACCCCTGAAGCCTGTGCCGCCTTGACCCCGCAGAATGCGATGGATCTGGTCACCCGCGATTTTATGCAGAATAAACTGCCTAACTGGGGCAACGACAAAGACAATCTCGGGACTCAGGTGCCAAGCCTGTCGTTTATTTCCGATAACGTCAAAGACAACAAAGGCACCTTTGAGGTTCCGTTTACCGCGCGCGGGCCTGCCGGTACGCTCAAATATGCCGCGCACCTTAACTGCACCAATAAATACATCAAATACGACACGGTCGACCAATAATCGATTTCCGCACGCCGTCATGAACGCGGCGTGCGCCTTCCTGCTCTCTCTTGTTCTCCTTTTTGCCTGCGTTGCTCGTCAGGAGCCCTCTCTGCCTGCACTTTATATAACTAAAAAAACATTGATATAGCCCAATCGATAATTAGAATGCAACGCGTTATCATTTGCATTTTCAGACGGGACTATTTTGCGCAACTCACTTAACAATAAAAACAGCCATGCTTTACCTCTGCTTTCTGCTTCTCACCGGTCGAAATATTTCAAACCGAGCCTGATGGCGCTGGCTTTCATGCAGTGCTCTCCTCTGATGGCGGCGGGCAATACGGCTGAAGACGCGGGTTCGGTGATGACGATTACCGCCGATGACGCCGCTTATCCGCCTGTCGATTACAGCGCCTCGCAAAGCACCACCGCCTCGAAAACTGACACCCCACTGATTGAAACGCCGCAATCGGTCAGCGTAGTGACGCAGTCGATGATACAAGACTATCAGGTGAATTCTCTGGATGACGCGATGAAATTCGTCAGCGGCGTCACGCAGGGAAACACTCTGGGCGGCACTGAAGACGGTTTCGTCAAACGCGGTTTTGGCGCAAACAGCGATGGTTCCATTCTGCTTGATGGCGTGCGCAGCAATCAGGGGTTGGCGTTTGACTCGACGGTGGATCACGTTGAAGTCCTGAAAGGCTCGGCGTCGCTGCTTTACGGCATTCAAAATCCGGGTGGCGTTATCAATATGATTAGCAAGAAACCGCAGTATGAATGGAATACGCGCGTCAGTGGGCGCACGGGCGGTTCCGGCGGCGGCGCAGGTACACTCGACATTACCGGACCGCTGGGTCATGGCTTTGCCTTTCGCATGATAGCCGAGCGCCAGTCAGACGACTATTGGCGTAACTTCGGTAAAAATCAGCACACGTTGCTGGCGCCCTCCTTGAGCTGGTTCGGTGAGAAAGCCAGTTTCAATATCAGCTATGAAGAGTTCAAATACGACGTGCCTTACGACAGAGGGACGGCTTTCATCAACGGCAAACCCCTGAACATTCCGTATGAGCGCCGCCTGGACGAACTCGCCAACCATGCCTGGGGTAAGAACAAGCGCCTGAATACCACCTGGGAATATGAGCTGTCCCCAGACTGGAAGACACGCTTTACCTACGCCTGGATGCAGCGCCGCTACGACAGTAACGAAGTTCGCGCGACCGCCATCAATACCACCACAGGCGCCGTCTCGCGCCGTGCCGATGCCAATCGCGGGTTCAATCATCAAACCACTCTGACTTCGTGGGACTGGATTGGCGAACCGCAGATTTTGGGCATGACACACGATCTGCTGCTCGGCGCTGAATACGAAAAGGTCGAAACCTACAAGCAATATTCGTATCGCGGCAAGGTCAACGCGAATTTCAACATGTATAACCCGGTGTATGGCGAAACGCCCGTCACCAACAGTTCGACCTATCTTGATAGCAGCAGCAACATGCGTTCTACGCTGTACAACCATTCGCTCTATGCCAAGGACAGCATTCATTTCGACGATCACTGGATTGGCGTCATTGCCGGTCGCTATCAGCATTACAACCAAAAGAGTTCCTACGGTTTCGTTACGCCGACCGAATCGCAAAACGATACCCAGAGCAAGTTCCTGCCGCAGATTGGTCTGGTTTATAAGCTGAATGAGGCATTGTCGTTCTATGGTAATTTCAGCAAATCGTTTACGCCGTCAACCGACGTCGACGATGACGGCAATACCGCGCTTCCAGAGCTGGGAACCACCTATGAAATCGGCAGTAAATGGCAGGTCACGCCACGGCTGGATGCGACGATGGCGTTCTACCGAATCGATGAAAAAGATATGTCGGTATTCATCAACGGCGTGACGCGTAATATTCCAAAGGCGCGCTCCAGCGGCATTGAACTGGAGATGAACGGCGAAATCGCTCGCGACTGGAACCTGAGCGCCAACTATGCCTATGACAAAACCGAAATAGTCAGCGATGACGTCTCTTCGAGCAATATAGGCAATCGACTGGTCAATGCGCCAACCCATATGGGCAGCCTGTATTTCAGCCATACCTTGCGCTGGGTTCCGGTCGAAGGTGATTTCCGTCTGGGCGGCGGTGCGCGCTATGTCGGTTCCCGCGCGGGCGATCCTGAAAACAGCTTTACCATGCCCGCCTACACGGTGGCGGATGCGTTTATCAGCTGGGACAACAAATTGCTGGGCAAGCACACTCGCCTGCAGTTGAACATTAATAATATCTTTAACAAGGAGTACTACACCTCAAGCGCCGGCAACCTGCGCGTCGAAGAGGGCGAAACGCGCAATCTGGTGTTGTCGGCGAGCGTCGATTTCTAAATCGCCAGCCCCCTGCTGCCAGACGTTCGGCAGCAGGGTAGTTAGTGCGTGGCTTTGGCCGGTAGCCGACTCCAGTAGGTGCCGGTCAGCGGGAAAGGCATAAACTGCCGATACATGTCCGCCAGCGTTTTTTGCGGATCAAGCGACGCAAACAACGCCGGATGCAGCGCCTTGGCAAAGACCTCGACATCCAGTAAATGGAAGGGACTCAGGTAAAAGGTGTGCCACAAACTGTAGGCGTTGCCGTCCTGCACCGCGTGAAGCGTCGAAAGCACAGGTTGCTGCGCCATCAGCGTTTTAAAACTCTCGCGCGCCCGTTCCGCGTCGACCAGTGGACCCAGCTGCAAATCGTCGGGCTTCTCCGGCCCCGACATGCCGGTCGTGATATAGACATCCGGATTGGCAACAATCACCGATTCCGGATTCATCTCCCCGTAAACGGCTTTAAAAGCGCCTTTGGCAATATTGTCGCCACCGGCAAATTCGAGCAGATCCGCCAGATTGCCGTGAGCCACCGTGGTACAGCAACCCTCGCGCCTGCCAAGATGCAGTTGCAGCATCACGGTCGGCTTCTTGCCGTGATAATTTGCAAGCGTCGTGCGCACATACTCCATATGCTGTTGATAAAAATCGATAAAACGCGCGGCTTTCTGCTGCGTGTTCAGCACTTCACCTAACAGCCGCAGACTCGGTACCGTGTTGTGCAGTTGATCGACACGGAGATCGACATAAATAAAGGGCACACCGGCATTTTGTAGTTGCTGTTCCACAGTGCCCAGCGAGTCTGTCTTTTTGGCGTAACGCGGCAAAATCACCAGATCGGGATGCAGCGCGAGAATTTTCTCTGCGCTCATCTGGTTGAAGCTGTTGTTGCCGAGTTGCGGGATTGAGGCCGCGCGCGGGAAGGCTTTCACATAAAGCTGCCAGTTCTGGGGATCATAATGCGCCATGTCGCCCGGCCAGGCCACCACGTGCTCGGTGGGATCCCCGTCTTCTATCAAGGCGAGACTGTACAACATGCGGCTTTCGCCGAGCACGATGCGCTGCGGCTGGTCCGGAACCTCGACTTTGCGCTGATAGATATCGACTACCGTCTTGGCCATGACCGGCGTCGCCACCGCGCCGCCAATGGCCATTGCCACCGCTACTGCCCACCTGGATAAACGCATAAGGCCTCAAAAGTCATTTCAAAGCCACGAAGGATAATGATTATCGTTACCGAGTGCAATCAATGGGTGGTGTGGTATCGCCCTCGCCCAGCGTTCGCTGCATCATGATGGTGTTGAGCCACCGGCCATGCTTGTATCCCACACCCGTCAACTGACCGATGACCGTAAAGCCCAGAGACTGATGCAGGCGCAGTGAGGCGATGTTTTCACTGTTGCCGACCACGGCCATCATCTGTCGCCATCCTCCGCGTTCGGCCCGTGCGATAGCCTCTGTCATCAGGCGCTTGCCCACGCCTTTGCCCTGCTGCCCCTCGGCCATGTAGACCGAGCCTTCAACGGTAAAACGGTAGGCATAGCGTGGTCGATACGGCGAAAGATAGCAATAACCGATAACCTGACCCTGCTCCTTCGCCACCAGATACGGCAACCCTTTGTCGACAACGGCGCGCCGACGCTGCAACATCTCTTCAAGCGACGGCGGCTCGGTTTCAAAACTCGAGGAACCGTAAATAACGTGATGGGCATAAATCGCCTGCACCTGCGCCATGTCCGACTCGTCGGCATCCAGCAGCTCAATGCCCTCACCTGCGTAACCTGTTGCCAACATTGTCTTTTCTCGCTCCAACGACCACGGCGGCCAATTAAATCAAGCTAAACCAGCCCCGAAAATTTTTCAATGGGCATGCATTGCCATCCGCTAAAATGGAAGGTTTAACTATAAGTAAAACTGATTATGTAACAGGAAACTCCTCTTTGCTTTCCCCAAGCCTTGCCTCTATTATCCATAGCAGGCTAAGGCTTGAGTTTTTTGGGTTAAAGCTGCATCATTTCGTTGTTTATTCTCAATTTGCCGCAGAGCAACTTTCATGACTGATACCGCAATTGCCTCACCGTTAACCTTTAAACGTTCTTTGTTGGCCGTGCTGGGCCTGGCGCTCGTATTGATGCTTTCCGCGCTGGACCAGACGGTGATTGGCAATGCCATGCCCTATATCGTTGCGGATTTGGGGAATTTCGATCTGTATGCCTGGGTCGCGACCAGCTATCTGCTGACCTCGATTATTACCGTGCCGATTTTCGGCCGCCTGGGCGACTATTATGGTCGCAAGTATTTTGTGATAGCAGCCACGGTCGTGTTTACTCTTTCTTCTGCGCTGTGCTCCTTTGCGGGCAGCATGCAGATGCTGATTCTCTGGCGTGCGGTACAGGGTATCGGCGGCGGCATGCTGGTCGGCACCGCGTTCGCCTGTATTCCCGAGCTCTTCCCCGATACGCGCCAACGTCTGCGCTGGCAAATCCTGTTCAGCACCGCCTTTAGCATCGTCAATGCCTTGGGCCCGACGCTTGGCGGCATTCTGACTGAACAATATGGCTGGCGGTCGGTGTTTTATCTCAATCTGCCACTCGGATTGCTGGCACTGGTGGTGTCGTGGATTTATCTGCCCTATTTCAAACCCGCCAAAAAGGCCGCGATTCGTCTCGACTGGCTCGGCGCGTTGCTGATTATGTGTGTGCTGGGCAGCATGCAGCTGCTGGCGGAATTCCTGCCGAGCAATGGATCCTCCTTTACGCTGATTGGCCTGCTGCTGGCCTGCGCAGTGAGCGCCGCCCTGCTGGTGTTTCAGCAGCGTCGCGCCCATTCACCCATTTTGCCGCCGTCGCTGTTTGCCCTAGGCCCCGTAAAACAACTGTTTATCATCTCCGTGCTGATTGGCGCGGTGCTGTTTACCCTGCTCTATTTTATGCCGCTGCTGTTTCAGGGCGGCTATGGTTATTCGCCCAAACAGGCCGCGTGGCTGGTCACGCCGATGGGCGTCAGCATTACCGTCAGCGCCATCATCAATGGCAGAATCGTCACCCGCATGCGCAATCCGATGCGGCTGCCGCAAATGGGTTTTCTGGTCGCCGCGACCGCCTGCGCCCTGCTGGCGCTGACCGGCAGCAAGGGGCATTTTGGTGTCTTGATGGGGCTGATGATGATGGCCGGTATCGGCATCGGATTTATTTTGCTCAATGTGACCATTTTCATACAGACGCTGGCACCGCGCGAGTTTCTGGGCATTGCCACGGCGTTGACCCAGTCGCTGCGGCTGGTCGGGGGTCTGCTCGGCACTGCGCTGACCGGCGCGGCCGTGACCAAATGGTACAGCGTACACGTCGGCGGCAAGCTGCTTGAAGCCGGAAACGACGCCGTGCCCGAAGCGGTAGCGCGCCATTTCGCGGATCCGCAGGCGCTGCTTCAACCGGTCGCCGCCGAATTCGCGGCCTATTATCCTCTGGCGCGTGAGGCGATGGTCAATGCAATCGATCTCGGTCTCGCGGTTTGCGCGGTGCTGGCATTGCTGGCATTTTACCAATCCACCCGCCTGCCGCTGATTCAGTTTCCGGGTGTAACAGTAAAGGAAAAGAAAAAGCAGCAGATAAGTTAACTAAATAATGCGTTATGTCTGAGTTTTTTACCCTTTAGCGGCTACACTGGGGAACACTTTCCTCAGAGGGACCCAAAGGTAATGAAAAGACTGACGCAGCAAGACATGACGGAAAGCGAACAACGCGAGTTGAAAACACGCCTCGATCGGGCGAGAAAAGCCCAGGGACGCGACTTGACCAACTCCGAGAACAACCGCACCAAAGACGAATACATTGATGAACTGATGGCGGAAAAAGAAAAAATCGCCAGCAAGGCGCGTGCAGAGAAACGCCGTGCGAAAGCCAATGCCACGCCAAGCACCTCGGCAACCTATGACTGGACAGCGCGAACCCACCCTCGCGGCCGTCGCTAAACGCACGTTTTCAGTAATGATTTGGGCAGCCGAGGCTGCCCATTTTTATGGTGCCTGTTTACCCTTTACTCCTGCTCTTTCACCACCCGAAAACCGTGGCTGTTGTCGCGCTCAAGCTGCGCCACCACGCCGATTTCCCAGTCCTTGAAAGCCTGATGCGTGTCTGCGCTATCCTGCAGGCTGAAATGCCTGTCGCGCGGATTATGCAGATAAGGAGAATCGCCGTGCTCCAGCGGACGCTGTTCATCAATCCATTTCAAGGTTCCACCCTCCAGCAGATACGCAGGAGACCCCGTCAACTCGGCAACTTCCGTGACAGCGTAACGGGCGAGAAAACCGCTGCCGCAGGTAACAACCCAACGTTTATAGGCCGGACGCTGCGACAACGTTTGTGGCAACTGACTGCGCGAGGTAAAGACGGCCCCCGGAATGCGGCGACTGCGGAAATTGGCGCTCAGTGTTAAATCAATAATGCCGGTTTCCCCTTCTGCCAGCCATTTTTCGAGCTGCTCGCCGCTGATGTTTTCGATGGCCGGAACCGGTGCCGAGGTGATGGCGGCATTGCCCGATTCAGTGTACAGCGCCTGCGCGTCATGCCCCGTCAGCACATAAACCTGCCAGTTGGCCTGCGCCAACCAGGCCGCGGCGAGATTGGCCCGCACGCCCTCGTCGTCGATCAACACAATTCTGGCCCCGCGCACGCTGGCGAAACGATCGGTTTCTTTTATCAACTGGCTGGCGGCGGCGTGCCGCGCGCCCGGCAGGTGTGCGGCCTGAAACGCTTCGCTGCTGCGCACGTCCAGCAAATAGAGGGTGCGCTGGCTGTCGGCCTGCCACTGAATCAATTGCGACAGGTCTATCTTTTCCGCCCCTGCCCGCG
It encodes:
- a CDS encoding ABC transporter substrate-binding protein; protein product: MAIGGAVATPVMAKTVVDIYQRKVEVPDQPQRIVLGESRMLYSLALIEDGDPTEHVVAWPGDMAHYDPQNWQLYVKAFPRAASIPQLGNNSFNQMSAEKILALHPDLVILPRYAKKTDSLGTVEQQLQNAGVPFIYVDLRVDQLHNTVPSLRLLGEVLNTQQKAARFIDFYQQHMEYVRTTLANYHGKKPTVMLQLHLGRREGCCTTVAHGNLADLLEFAGGDNIAKGAFKAVYGEMNPESVIVANPDVYITTGMSGPEKPDDLQLGPLVDAERARESFKTLMAQQPVLSTLHAVQDGNAYSLWHTFYLSPFHLLDVEVFAKALHPALFASLDPQKTLADMYRQFMPFPLTGTYWSRLPAKATH
- a CDS encoding MFS transporter; translated protein: MTDTAIASPLTFKRSLLAVLGLALVLMLSALDQTVIGNAMPYIVADLGNFDLYAWVATSYLLTSIITVPIFGRLGDYYGRKYFVIAATVVFTLSSALCSFAGSMQMLILWRAVQGIGGGMLVGTAFACIPELFPDTRQRLRWQILFSTAFSIVNALGPTLGGILTEQYGWRSVFYLNLPLGLLALVVSWIYLPYFKPAKKAAIRLDWLGALLIMCVLGSMQLLAEFLPSNGSSFTLIGLLLACAVSAALLVFQQRRAHSPILPPSLFALGPVKQLFIISVLIGAVLFTLLYFMPLLFQGGYGYSPKQAAWLVTPMGVSITVSAIINGRIVTRMRNPMRLPQMGFLVAATACALLALTGSKGHFGVLMGLMMMAGIGIGFILLNVTIFIQTLAPREFLGIATALTQSLRLVGGLLGTALTGAAVTKWYSVHVGGKLLEAGNDAVPEAVARHFADPQALLQPVAAEFAAYYPLAREAMVNAIDLGLAVCAVLALLAFYQSTRLPLIQFPGVTVKEKKKQQIS
- a CDS encoding DUF3811 domain-containing protein, whose amino-acid sequence is MKRLTQQDMTESEQRELKTRLDRARKAQGRDLTNSENNRTKDEYIDELMAEKEKIASKARAEKRRAKANATPSTSATYDWTARTHPRGRR
- a CDS encoding GNAT family N-acetyltransferase, which encodes MLATGYAGEGIELLDADESDMAQVQAIYAHHVIYGSSSFETEPPSLEEMLQRRRAVVDKGLPYLVAKEQGQVIGYCYLSPYRPRYAYRFTVEGSVYMAEGQQGKGVGKRLMTEAIARAERGGWRQMMAVVGNSENIASLRLHQSLGFTVIGQLTGVGYKHGRWLNTIMMQRTLGEGDTTPPIDCTR
- a CDS encoding TonB-dependent siderophore receptor; the encoded protein is MAAGNTAEDAGSVMTITADDAAYPPVDYSASQSTTASKTDTPLIETPQSVSVVTQSMIQDYQVNSLDDAMKFVSGVTQGNTLGGTEDGFVKRGFGANSDGSILLDGVRSNQGLAFDSTVDHVEVLKGSASLLYGIQNPGGVINMISKKPQYEWNTRVSGRTGGSGGGAGTLDITGPLGHGFAFRMIAERQSDDYWRNFGKNQHTLLAPSLSWFGEKASFNISYEEFKYDVPYDRGTAFINGKPLNIPYERRLDELANHAWGKNKRLNTTWEYELSPDWKTRFTYAWMQRRYDSNEVRATAINTTTGAVSRRADANRGFNHQTTLTSWDWIGEPQILGMTHDLLLGAEYEKVETYKQYSYRGKVNANFNMYNPVYGETPVTNSSTYLDSSSNMRSTLYNHSLYAKDSIHFDDHWIGVIAGRYQHYNQKSSYGFVTPTESQNDTQSKFLPQIGLVYKLNEALSFYGNFSKSFTPSTDVDDDGNTALPELGTTYEIGSKWQVTPRLDATMAFYRIDEKDMSVFINGVTRNIPKARSSGIELEMNGEIARDWNLSANYAYDKTEIVSDDVSSSNIGNRLVNAPTHMGSLYFSHTLRWVPVEGDFRLGGGARYVGSRAGDPENSFTMPAYTVADAFISWDNKLLGKHTRLQLNINNIFNKEYYTSSAGNLRVEEGETRNLVLSASVDF